The Scleropages formosus chromosome 9, fSclFor1.1, whole genome shotgun sequence DNA segment GAGCTGCCCAGGGACAGTCCTCTCTGTTGGCAAGTGGGGTTCCTCAAAGGTACCCTTTTCCCCAGCAACCCCAAGGAGTGTCTTCTCCTCAGTTCTCTTCAATGAGGCCAGTGCAGTTGGATCCCCTGGTACAGAATTCTAACCTTGTTGAGCCAGTGTTTGAGTTgccttacagccagccttctgtcCAGGTTGAATCAGTAAGGCCAGTGTTGCCAGCTCACTACAGGCAGGCTTCTGCAGTTCTCCCGGTTCACGGAGGGCAGTCCTCGGCACCAGCTTCCCTGGTGCAACCAGCAGCCCAGGTTCCACTTTCTGTGAAATCCCAGTTTCTGGCTCAACCTTCTGCAGTGAAGGTTGAATGCAGGGAAGACTCGGTTTTGGTGGAGGtacagcaggacatgctgaGTAATGGCCAGATGATCCAGCCATCAGAAATTACCCTTGGAGGCTGTGTGCCAGTTGGACAGGATCCTTCCAGAGGGGTTCTGCTGTTCGTGTCAGAGCTACATGGCTGTGGAAGTACGCTGACGGTATGGGACCTCCTGAATTCTACCGTACCTGTTGCAAGGAGTTGACATTGGGTAGATGAGCCTCCTCTTCTCTATGCAGGTGACTGATTCCCTGATCTACACTTTCACGTTGGTGTATGTGCCCGAAGGACTCGGTTCCACCCCTATTGTGCGGTCTCATGGTGCAGTGATTAATGTTGAGTGCCATTACTTGAGGTGAGTCAGGAGTCTGGTCTAATTCTGTAATGAGAACTGGAGGAAGATATTCCTGATATATAGCCGAACTTGGTTACAATGAGTAACTACACCTGGGCAACTCCATCCATAAGGAATAATGTAGGACTTGCTCTACCCTGCTATTAGCTACTCCTTCCTATTTGCAGGAGGCTCAATGTGAGCAGCAATGCTGTGATGCCAACATGGGTACCCTACTCTGCCGCTATGTCTGCTGAGGAGCGTTTGATGTTTTCACTCCAGCTCATGACTGGTGGGTAAAATGCTCCAACTTACTTCAATTGgagtctttgtgtgtgtcttaagGGCTCCTGTCCTTTTCTCTAGATAACTGGGAACTTGAGAGGGCTTCAAACATCTACTTTCTGGGAGATGTCCTGAACATCGAggcttctgtagttgtggccAACCATCAGCCTCTGCGGGTGTTTGTGGATAGCTGTGTGGCCACCTTGGAACCTGATGTGACGTCTGTCCCTAGATATGCCTTTGTGGGGAATTATGGGTGAGTACTTGCATGCAAGTATGACTTCTCCAATGCTGTCATTTCCCTCTCTGTATTGGCTGTAGCCTGAAATAGGGGTTGGATGTAATGATGCATTCCTCTTGTTGACGAGGGAATGATTACCCTTGTATCCTGAAGGAATTGCAAAACGGAAGCAAGTTGCGCATGACAGGAACACCGAGAGCTTGTGTATATACCTcaagcagggaaatgttctttcACTGTTGTGGTATCGGTCTATCTAATGCTTATCTAGCGGCTACCTTGCATGCAGAGGGCGTGAGGCCATCCTTGGCTGGAGACAACTTGGTTCACAGGGCTGTCTAAAGTTATGGCCAAGAGCATACCTGTGGCATGCTGCAGAGCATGTGGCTGCCATACTGTTGAAGGTTTCCCCTCATGTTTCAAACACTTACTAGTCATTCCCACACTACATGGGACATCTGATAGTGTGGTGACCAAAACTGTGTGTTACTTATGGATGCAAAGGTTTTAATTCAACCTCTGCCcataatgcccttgagcaagacacttggcccaaaaaaaaaaatggctctaGTAAAATCACTTGGCTATACAGAGGGGTCAGTGATATATGTAGGCTGAGAAGGTGCTTTATGCTGAAAGGAATCAGCTTAATGTCATGGTGGTGCGAGAATGCTGATACTGACCCAATTGACATGGGTTCCACATGAACTTTCAGTTTCAAAGAGGCTGGTGTTCTTGGcaacctgctgctttttctaTCTCTATGTGAAGACTACGCTTGTGCAGGTCCAGAGCAATAatgctggaacaaaaaaaagacaccagaaGCAGGACATGTCACTGTAGAGGGGGAAACCCCTCTAGTATAGGGAGCTTAGTGAACATGTGTGGCTGTACCACCTACTGTATTATGATCAGTGAAGCACTTTGCATGCTAAAATGGCTATTGAAtttattgccccccccccccccattagtcCCTGCTGTTACAGAGACTGCATGTACTCTGGTCATATGACAAACCTGTCCATAATCTGCAAACATCGTCAGGTGCCTGACTGATGCCAAGGTGACTGGATCCCGCTCCCAGTTCCTCCCCAGGAAGCAGATCAACAAGCTCCAAATGCAACTGGATGCCTTCAGGTT contains these protein-coding regions:
- the LOC114911325 gene encoding zona pellucida sperm-binding protein 3-like, giving the protein MASLQWLVGLALLGCLCNGQVSQQGSFPQLSSQESLLQTAHRAAQGQSSLLASGVPQRYPFPQQPQGVSSPQFSSMRPVQLDPLVQNSNLVEPVFELPYSQPSVQVESVRPVLPAHYRQASAVLPVHGGQSSAPASLVQPAAQVPLSVKSQFLAQPSAVKVECREDSVLVEVQQDMLSNGQMIQPSEITLGGCVPVGQDPSRGVLLFVSELHGCGSTLTVTDSLIYTFTLVYVPEGLGSTPIVRSHGAVINVECHYLRRLNVSSNAVMPTWVPYSAAMSAEERLMFSLQLMTDNWELERASNIYFLGDVLNIEASVVVANHQPLRVFVDSCVATLEPDVTSVPRYAFVGNYGCLTDAKVTGSRSQFLPRKQINKLQMQLDAFRFSQETRSSIYITCVLKATMASKRADPQHKACSYSVSANRWGSADGDDQVCGCCDSSCNVKGRNVADFKGEAVAGPIVIRDHY